Proteins encoded by one window of Blautia luti:
- a CDS encoding ABC transporter ATP-binding protein has product MFGILAKFFRFSGRENGNKFKLSIVIGLIEALASAMKIPAIMYILIGLLSGKPTGKYIGGSVAIMVLAIVVDVICKRYSTVLQTEGGYNASAFMRIKIAEHLRYLPMGYFNSNSIGEISSITTNTMEILGDVAARVVMLTMQGILETSMIILMLFIFDWRIGLIAAAGVLIFFGVNSVMQNAGKKDSEQKVVCDTELVNQIMEYLQGISEVKSYNLLGKQAKRLNDANEACEKINTKMEMLFVPYHFLQSVITKITGAVIVAGSAYFYINGTMSAVYAIGMTISAFMLYSSLECAGNYSSLLHVVSVCVDKANAILELDTMDIDGKEIHPENYDIRLSNVSFSYDKRKIIDDVSLSIPQKTTTAIVGPSGGGKSTLCNLIARFWDVDSGEVTLGDVNVKDYSMNSLMRNFSFVFQSVYLFADTIENNIKFGRQDASHEEVVEAAKKACCHDFISKLPDGYNTVIGEGGATLSGGEKQRISIARAIMKDAPIVILDEATANVDPENEKDLMDAVDALTKEKTIIMIAHRLKTVRHADQIVVVDKGKIVQQGTHGQLMKQEGIYKRFVDARQQAVSWKLVH; this is encoded by the coding sequence ATGTTTGGGATTCTGGCAAAATTCTTTCGTTTTTCAGGCAGGGAAAATGGCAATAAATTTAAACTGTCGATAGTGATCGGACTCATAGAGGCTCTTGCCTCAGCAATGAAGATTCCGGCTATTATGTACATACTGATTGGTCTGCTGAGTGGGAAACCGACAGGAAAATATATTGGAGGCTCCGTTGCGATTATGGTTCTTGCAATTGTAGTCGACGTAATCTGCAAGAGATACTCTACAGTGCTTCAGACAGAGGGAGGATATAATGCAAGTGCTTTTATGAGAATCAAGATTGCAGAGCATTTGCGATATTTGCCGATGGGGTATTTTAATTCCAATAGTATCGGGGAAATTTCTTCCATTACAACCAATACAATGGAAATACTTGGCGATGTGGCTGCGAGAGTGGTTATGCTGACAATGCAGGGAATTCTGGAAACATCAATGATCATTCTTATGCTGTTTATTTTTGACTGGAGAATCGGACTGATCGCTGCAGCAGGAGTGCTTATTTTCTTTGGGGTCAATTCCGTGATGCAGAATGCGGGTAAAAAAGATTCAGAGCAAAAAGTGGTATGCGATACAGAGCTTGTAAACCAGATCATGGAGTATCTGCAGGGAATATCAGAAGTAAAATCATACAATCTGCTTGGAAAACAGGCGAAAAGATTAAATGATGCAAATGAAGCATGCGAAAAGATCAATACAAAGATGGAGATGTTGTTTGTTCCCTATCATTTTCTGCAAAGTGTGATAACAAAAATCACAGGTGCTGTGATCGTAGCAGGCAGCGCATATTTTTATATCAATGGAACCATGAGCGCGGTCTATGCGATTGGTATGACAATCTCAGCATTTATGCTTTATTCCAGTCTGGAATGCGCAGGAAATTATTCATCCCTCTTACATGTGGTAAGTGTATGTGTAGATAAAGCAAATGCAATACTGGAGCTGGACACCATGGATATCGACGGCAAAGAGATCCATCCGGAAAATTACGATATCAGACTTTCTAACGTTTCATTTTCCTATGACAAACGGAAGATTATTGATGATGTATCACTTTCTATCCCACAGAAAACGACGACAGCAATTGTTGGACCGTCTGGTGGAGGAAAATCAACACTTTGCAATCTGATTGCCAGATTTTGGGATGTGGATTCCGGGGAAGTGACACTTGGAGATGTGAATGTAAAAGACTACAGCATGAACAGTCTGATGCGTAATTTTTCATTTGTATTTCAGTCGGTGTATTTGTTCGCAGACACCATTGAGAATAATATTAAATTCGGACGTCAGGATGCAAGCCATGAGGAAGTGGTGGAAGCGGCAAAGAAAGCGTGCTGTCACGATTTCATCAGCAAACTTCCAGATGGATACAACACAGTGATCGGAGAAGGCGGAGCCACACTTTCCGGTGGTGAGAAACAGCGTATTTCGATAGCCAGAGCAATCATGAAGGATGCCCCAATCGTTATATTAGATGAGGCAACGGCCAATGTTGATCCGGAGAATGAAAAGGATCTGATGGATGCGGTAGATGCGCTTACAAAGGAAAAAACGATTATTATGATTGCCCACAGATTAAAAACGGTCAGACATGCAGATCAGATTGTGGTTGTTGACAAAGGAAAAATTGTGCAGCAGGGAACACATGGGCAACTAATGAAGCAGGAAGGTATTTATAAGAGATTTGTGGATGCAAGGCAGCAGGCGGTAAGTTGGAAACTGGTGCACTGA
- a CDS encoding ketopantoate reductase family protein: protein MRILIYGAGVIGSLYAVLFAETGYDTSIYARGKRLEFLKKNGLLYKKNQNIRRAEATILGELSDNDAYDFILLTVRENQLYEALAELKNNKSNIIVTMVNSLDSYKKWEDIVGKGRILPAFPGAGGSINNDGILDAALTPRMIQPTTFAEISGNKSEKTKQFSKILRHAHIPYQKVVDMHMWQLCHLAMVVPIADAYYEADCPERAGKDWKIMKKTAKKLKRNFSFLRKQAGRLSPCKMNIFRFLPLPIMTIMLAVTFESSFGDKFMYQHARKASDEMRELHKQFYAYMKKLKEARYEIL, encoded by the coding sequence ATGAGAATATTGATTTATGGTGCAGGTGTGATTGGATCCTTGTATGCGGTCTTATTTGCAGAAACTGGTTATGATACGAGTATTTATGCCAGAGGTAAAAGACTTGAGTTTTTAAAGAAAAATGGACTGCTTTATAAGAAAAACCAGAACATAAGGCGGGCAGAAGCCACGATTCTTGGAGAATTGTCAGATAATGATGCTTACGATTTTATTTTGCTAACTGTCAGGGAAAATCAGCTATATGAAGCACTTGCTGAATTAAAAAATAATAAAAGCAATATAATTGTTACAATGGTAAATTCATTGGACAGTTATAAAAAATGGGAAGATATTGTTGGAAAAGGGAGAATATTGCCTGCTTTTCCAGGAGCGGGCGGAAGTATAAATAATGATGGTATCCTTGATGCGGCACTCACTCCAAGAATGATTCAGCCGACAACATTTGCAGAAATATCAGGAAATAAATCCGAAAAGACAAAGCAGTTTTCAAAGATATTGAGGCATGCTCATATACCATATCAGAAAGTAGTGGATATGCATATGTGGCAATTATGTCATCTTGCCATGGTGGTGCCGATTGCAGATGCATATTACGAAGCCGATTGCCCGGAAAGAGCGGGAAAAGACTGGAAGATTATGAAGAAAACAGCCAAAAAATTGAAAAGAAATTTTAGCTTTTTGCGAAAACAGGCAGGTAGGCTGTCACCTTGTAAAATGAATATTTTTCGTTTTTTACCACTGCCAATTATGACGATTATGCTTGCTGTTACATTCGAAAGTAGCTTTGGAGATAAATTTATGTATCAACATGCCAGGAAGGCATCAGATGAAATGAGGGAGCTGCATAAGCAATTTTATGCTTATATGAAAAAACTAAAGGAGGCCAGATATGAAATTTTATGA
- a CDS encoding TnpV protein, with amino-acid sequence MYITYTNVNGYLIPNLTYKSGEQMEQLGKYGFLRRDYLKNHRNSTYQVMLLQDTIGKHLLEVDKAAREREEVILKQLEEKEPLPDKEIDQIAWVRAANQHRAIAEEIILKELIYV; translated from the coding sequence ATTTATATAACGTATACAAATGTAAATGGATATCTAATCCCGAATCTCACCTATAAATCCGGAGAACAGATGGAGCAACTTGGCAAGTATGGTTTTCTTCGCAGAGATTATCTGAAGAATCATCGAAATTCAACCTATCAGGTGATGCTTCTGCAGGATACGATTGGAAAGCATCTTCTGGAAGTGGACAAGGCAGCCAGAGAACGGGAAGAGGTAATTCTGAAGCAGTTAGAAGAAAAAGAACCATTGCCGGATAAAGAAATAGATCAGATTGCATGGGTAAGAGCAGCCAACCAGCACAGAGCAATTGCGGAAGAGATTATTCTCAAGGAATTGATTTATGTTTAA
- a CDS encoding class I SAM-dependent methyltransferase: MKEKVNVTGVPETMVQTLYARAKETRKKNAKINDEIAVELVKNLDYDFSKADKDKAMNYGVIARTIVLDRMVEQYLEKNANTIVINIACGLDTRCYRMKGKYLHWYNIDLPETMKIRRQFLAETGPIYQIAKSAMDDSYIDDIDYHCENVLVIIEGLTMYLCEKEIRKIFSIIEKSFQEVTVMVETMSPFVVNHVKEKSIEGSNAKFTWGVKNGKELQRIVPEFSVQQEVSLVEGMKELMPVYHVIGKIPIVRNISNKIIVMEKHG, from the coding sequence ATGAAAGAAAAAGTGAATGTGACAGGTGTGCCGGAAACGATGGTACAGACTCTGTATGCAAGAGCAAAAGAAACAAGAAAGAAAAATGCTAAAATAAACGACGAAATTGCAGTAGAACTTGTGAAAAATCTTGATTATGACTTTTCTAAAGCGGATAAAGATAAAGCCATGAACTATGGTGTGATTGCAAGAACAATTGTATTAGACCGGATGGTTGAGCAATATTTGGAGAAAAATGCAAATACAATTGTTATAAATATTGCATGTGGACTGGATACCAGATGTTATCGAATGAAAGGGAAATATCTGCATTGGTACAATATAGATTTGCCGGAGACTATGAAGATAAGGCGGCAATTTCTTGCAGAAACAGGTCCGATATATCAGATTGCAAAGTCTGCAATGGATGATTCCTATATAGATGATATAGATTATCACTGTGAGAATGTTCTGGTAATAATCGAAGGGCTTACAATGTATTTGTGTGAGAAGGAAATCAGAAAGATATTTTCTATTATTGAAAAATCATTTCAGGAAGTAACCGTAATGGTCGAAACCATGTCACCTTTTGTCGTAAACCATGTGAAAGAAAAATCCATAGAGGGCAGCAATGCAAAATTCACATGGGGAGTTAAGAATGGAAAAGAACTACAAAGGATTGTACCGGAATTTTCTGTTCAGCAGGAAGTCAGCCTGGTCGAAGGAATGAAAGAACTTATGCCTGTATATCATGTGATAGGAAAGATTCCAATCGTTCGGAATATCTCAAACAAAATAATAGTTATGGAGAAACATGGCTGA
- a CDS encoding ABC transporter ATP-binding protein, which produces MKEKKKSAVSWILTWAGQKRIAYVWSVLLAIGNVIFKILPYFIIADVVKLFLNGEKEFKTYLAKAVLIALSFIIAELLHSLSTALSHKATFAVLANIRKSCCDKLARVPLGYVKDTSSGTFKNIMVERIDSIETTLAHIVPEFTSNLLAPVVILIYFFLTDWRLALWSLVPVIVGLFSYFGMMLDYKPSFERTVQTTKDLNDAAVEYIDGIEVIKAFGKTESSYAKFTKAAFEYADSFISWMKRCSIFHGLMMVVTPYTLLTVLPLGAHYVANGTLAVPDFVICIILSLGIVGPLITVGSYTDDLGKIGVIVGEVAGILEQPELERPEKSERAPKDNSVTLEKVRFGYHDKEILHGVTMELKAGTVNAIVGPSGSGKSTIAKLIASLWDVDSGSIKIGGVDVKKMALADFNRKIAYVAQDNYLFNETVRENIRQGNPDATDEQVVEVTKKSGCYEFIMQLENGFDTVVGGAGGHLSGGERQRISIARAMLKDAPIVLLDEATAYTDPENEAILQNSIAKLVAGKTLIVIAHRLSTVKDSDQIFVVNDGNVTAHGTHEELLVSCPLYREMWNAHISVKDTVKEGE; this is translated from the coding sequence GTGAAAGAAAAAAAGAAGTCGGCAGTCAGCTGGATCCTGACATGGGCCGGACAAAAAAGAATTGCCTATGTATGGAGTGTGTTACTTGCAATAGGAAATGTGATTTTTAAGATTTTGCCGTATTTTATTATTGCAGATGTAGTAAAGCTGTTTTTAAATGGTGAAAAGGAGTTTAAAACATATCTTGCAAAAGCGGTTCTGATCGCATTGTCGTTTATCATTGCAGAATTGCTTCATTCACTCTCGACAGCATTGTCGCATAAAGCGACGTTTGCAGTACTCGCAAATATAAGAAAATCCTGCTGTGACAAACTGGCACGGGTACCTCTTGGTTATGTAAAGGATACATCCTCCGGCACATTTAAGAATATCATGGTGGAAAGAATCGACAGTATCGAGACAACACTGGCGCATATTGTCCCGGAATTCACGTCAAATCTGCTGGCGCCGGTTGTGATTTTAATTTATTTCTTTCTGACAGACTGGAGACTGGCACTCTGGTCTTTGGTTCCAGTTATCGTTGGACTTTTCTCTTATTTTGGAATGATGCTGGATTATAAGCCAAGTTTTGAAAGAACAGTTCAGACAACAAAAGATCTGAATGATGCGGCAGTGGAATATATTGACGGAATTGAAGTAATCAAGGCATTTGGAAAGACAGAAAGTTCTTATGCCAAATTTACAAAGGCGGCTTTTGAATATGCGGATTCCTTTATTTCCTGGATGAAACGGTGCTCGATTTTTCATGGACTGATGATGGTGGTCACACCTTATACGCTTCTTACGGTATTGCCGTTGGGGGCACATTATGTAGCGAATGGAACACTTGCGGTTCCTGATTTTGTCATCTGTATTATTTTATCACTTGGAATCGTTGGACCGTTGATTACAGTGGGATCTTACACAGATGATCTTGGAAAAATTGGAGTAATCGTCGGTGAAGTGGCGGGAATTCTGGAACAGCCGGAGCTTGAACGTCCGGAGAAAAGTGAAAGAGCTCCCAAAGATAATTCCGTTACGCTTGAAAAAGTCAGATTTGGTTATCACGATAAAGAAATCCTGCACGGAGTAACTATGGAGTTGAAAGCAGGAACGGTAAATGCAATCGTAGGACCTTCCGGAAGCGGAAAGTCAACCATTGCAAAGCTGATCGCATCCCTGTGGGATGTGGATTCCGGAAGTATTAAAATCGGTGGAGTTGATGTAAAGAAAATGGCACTTGCAGACTTTAACCGGAAAATTGCATATGTTGCACAGGACAATTATCTGTTTAATGAAACGGTCCGTGAAAATATCCGGCAGGGAAATCCGGATGCTACAGATGAACAGGTTGTTGAGGTGACAAAGAAAAGCGGATGCTATGAATTTATCATGCAGTTGGAGAATGGATTTGATACGGTTGTAGGAGGTGCAGGAGGGCATTTGTCAGGTGGCGAGAGGCAGCGTATCTCCATTGCAAGAGCAATGTTAAAGGATGCTCCGATCGTGCTCCTTGATGAGGCAACTGCCTACACAGATCCGGAAAATGAGGCAATTTTGCAGAATTCTATCGCAAAACTGGTAGCAGGGAAGACCCTGATCGTAATAGCACACAGACTTTCTACTGTTAAGGACAGTGACCAGATCTTTGTTGTAAATGATGGAAATGTAACAGCACATGGCACACATGAGGAACTTCTGGTGTCATGCCCGCTTTATAGGGAAATGTGGAATGCCCATATTTCTGTAAAAGATACTGTGAAGGAGGGAGAATGA
- a CDS encoding TetR/AcrR family transcriptional regulator, protein MSTKAEDTQKNILDTARKHFLKDGLTGASLRNIVKDAGLTTGAFYKYYPTKEALFDALTNPYMEHIYQIYDQIVEEFEKLSASDQTRNMSDTSSDGMEQMVDYIYDHYDNFRLLLKCGDSGKFELFIHNMVEREMKSSLKYMEKMKEAGVKIPVVEESLMHMIYTGFFSSVFQIIEHDIDRETAKKNVHQLKEFNTGGWERLWNIEFPV, encoded by the coding sequence ATGTCGACGAAAGCAGAAGATACACAGAAAAACATATTAGATACAGCCAGAAAACATTTCCTGAAAGATGGTTTGACAGGAGCATCTTTAAGAAATATTGTAAAAGATGCAGGGCTTACTACTGGCGCATTTTACAAATATTATCCAACGAAAGAGGCACTTTTTGATGCACTGACGAATCCTTATATGGAACATATTTATCAGATTTATGACCAGATCGTTGAGGAGTTTGAAAAGCTTTCTGCCAGTGATCAGACAAGGAATATGTCGGATACATCCAGTGATGGGATGGAGCAGATGGTTGATTATATCTATGATCATTATGATAATTTCAGATTATTGTTGAAATGCGGAGACAGTGGAAAATTTGAATTATTCATACACAATATGGTGGAGCGGGAAATGAAGTCCAGCCTGAAATATATGGAAAAAATGAAGGAAGCCGGTGTAAAAATACCGGTTGTAGAGGAAAGCCTTATGCATATGATCTATACGGGATTTTTTTCATCAGTATTTCAGATCATTGAGCATGATATAGACAGGGAGACTGCAAAGAAAAATGTACATCAACTGAAAGAATTTAATACAGGTGGCTGGGAACGATTGTGGAATATTGAATTTCCAGTATAA
- a CDS encoding acyl-CoA thioester hydrolase/BAAT C-terminal domain-containing protein produces the protein MKKRHFDVETDGFYGAYWKCKSDSDCAMIAMIGDDSEDYLARTSVKWLHKLGVNVMTMSPGKKDYGHHNYPLERIEKAINWLKVHGNQKIGIVGASTTGTLALTAASYFKDITLTIGLTPSDFIWQGFMQGKRDGCKEWPIEGESLFSYKGEPLPYMPFCYKHPDYWHVIEKETKRNGDMINSRKLFDDSEKAHPITEDEMIKIEKIHGTVLLIGAEDDVLWDTAKYIRRMKQRMKEHPHTCRLEYAIYEHGTHFVFPESMLKTMLPVGSGVFMKLAFQAAQKYPKECRRTRLDIDRRVRNAVAKWKRVDR, from the coding sequence ATGAAGAAAAGACATTTTGATGTGGAAACAGATGGATTTTATGGCGCATACTGGAAATGCAAATCGGATTCAGACTGTGCGATGATCGCCATGATCGGGGATGATTCAGAGGATTATCTGGCGCGCACATCTGTGAAATGGTTACATAAACTCGGTGTGAATGTGATGACGATGTCACCTGGAAAAAAAGATTATGGACATCATAATTATCCGTTGGAACGTATAGAGAAAGCAATCAATTGGTTAAAAGTACACGGTAATCAGAAGATAGGAATTGTCGGGGCATCTACTACAGGAACACTTGCATTGACTGCCGCTTCTTATTTTAAGGATATCACATTGACGATAGGTCTGACACCGAGTGACTTTATCTGGCAGGGATTTATGCAGGGTAAAAGAGATGGTTGTAAGGAATGGCCAATTGAGGGAGAATCTCTTTTTTCGTATAAAGGAGAACCACTTCCATACATGCCGTTTTGTTACAAACATCCGGATTACTGGCATGTGATTGAGAAAGAAACAAAGCGAAACGGTGATATGATTAATTCGAGAAAACTGTTTGATGATTCGGAAAAGGCTCACCCAATCACAGAAGACGAGATGATCAAGATTGAAAAAATCCATGGAACAGTATTGTTAATTGGTGCGGAAGATGATGTGTTGTGGGATACTGCAAAATATATCCGCCGTATGAAGCAGCGTATGAAAGAACATCCACACACATGCAGGTTGGAGTATGCTATTTATGAGCATGGAACACATTTCGTTTTTCCTGAGAGCATGTTAAAGACAATGCTTCCGGTTGGTTCTGGAGTCTTTATGAAACTGGCATTTCAGGCAGCCCAAAAATATCCGAAGGAATGCCGCAGAACACGTCTGGATATTGACCGGCGGGTAAGAAATGCTGTTGCAAAATGGAAGAGAGTAGATAGATAA